From the genome of Salvia splendens isolate huo1 chromosome 7, SspV2, whole genome shotgun sequence:
TTGAGGAATCTACTGCTAAGGGGTAACATCATTATCAGAACTCGTATTGCTTGTGTCTCGTCGTTTTCATTTATCTTTTATTGGTATTGCCTGAACTAGTGAGATTCATCTACTGTGTAGTAGTGGTAGCCCTTCCAATAATGGGTGCTCGACTGAGCCTAGCAAAAGGTCTAAGCACACTCTACAGTCAAAAACATTCAAGGTAGAGATCAGCTATGCTGCTAAGATACCCTTGAAATCCTTATCACTTGCCCTTAAAGGAGCTGAAACAGAATATGTCCAAGATGCTCTGAGAGTTTTAGACATCATTCTAAGGCAACAAGCAGCTAAACGGTAAACCACACTACCTCATGGATTGCATTCATTTAGTTGTTTGCTTCCTAAATGGTAAAAATTGGATGCAGCGGCTGTCTTTTGGTTCGACAATCATTTTTTCATGATGACTCGCGGATGTTCACTGATGTTGGAGGGGGTGTTACAGGCATACGTGGACTCAATTCCAGCTTTCGTCCAACTCTTGATGGTTTATCTCTAAATATGGGTACCAATCAACCTGCTTTTTCTTTGCAAAATTGTATGTTTGGCATGCAATGCTTCTTGAAGAAATAATGCCTCAAAATCTCTTGTTCAGATGTATCAACAACCATGATCTTGAAACCAGGACCTGTTGTGGATTTCCTTCTTGCCAACCAAAATGTGAAGGACCTTCGCTATATTGACTGGGTAAAGGTATAAATATTCCAATGCATATTGTAGCTATACTGTTACCATTTTGATCTGCTTGTTTATGGTATGGAAATTGAAGCACAGGCAAAAAAGATGCTCAAGAATATGAGGATCAAAGCAATTCATAGTAATAAGGAGTTCAAGATTATAGGTTTGAGTGAGAAACCATGCAATCAGCAGTTGTAAGTTTGTAAATATCTACCTGAGCCATTTTTCTTTTCCCCCTTTGCTGAACCATTTgacatatatttttattttcagtttttcctTGAAAGTAAAAAATGGTAGCAATACTGGAGGCAGTGACGAGACCCTTGAAATTACTGTTTATGAGTATTTTGTTACACACCgaaatattgaaattaaatcTTCAGCATACATGCCATGCCTTGATGTTGGGAAACCAAAACGACCAAACTATCTGCCATTAGAGGTGCAAATTTATCTCTTTGTTCTCTTCTGAACTCTGAATGTGATCATCAAGAAACTTAATCATGTTTTCTCTCTGAATTTTCTAGCTCTGTTCCCTAGTCTCTCTTCAAAGATACACAAAAGCGTTATCAGTGATCCAGAGATCATCCCTAGTTGAAAAATCAAGACAAAAGCCACCTGAGAGAATTCAAGTTGTAACTGATGTAAATTCTTCTACTTATGATTattactttttcttcttttattgtAATGCAGGGTGATTCATTTTTGTAATCTTTCCAGGCTATGACAAAATACAAGTACGACGAAGATCCACTCCTTGCCTCTTGTGGAATATCAATTGAAAAGCAGCTTACTCGAATAGATGGACGGGTCCTTGAAGCACCAAAGGTAGTTCTTGTGTTATACCGATTACTCATGTAACTATAACACCTTGTATCTCTTTCACCTACAGTTGAAGTTTGGAAATAATGAAGATTTCTTACCTCGAAATGGTCGGTGGAACTTCAATAATAAGGTAAAATCTTGAGCATTACTTTTGATAACCTGCCTTATGGATAGGAAAGCACTGGCTAAACAGAAATCAGATTTTGTATTGTTAGAACACTCAAATACATTCTCTGAACTTTCAACTAATTCTCTGGCTTTGATATCTGAAGAAACTTCTGAAGGCCCAGCGTATTCAAGAATGGGCACTTGTTAATTTCTCTGGACGCTGTGAAACTAGTCATCTTTCACGTGAGCTGATCAACTGTGGGAGGAACAAAGGCATTGTATGGTGTATTATCTGCTTCTCTATTATTGTCTTCTTAGTTTTTATATATGCATTCTTATATCTCCTTTGTTTTGGTTGATAGGAAATTGAACGCCCATATACGATTATTGAAGAAGATCCCCAGTGCAGAAGATTTAGCCCTGTCGTACGTGTAGAGAAGATGTTCGAGCATATTATGGCTAAGCTACCTGGTCCTCCTGAATTTTTGCTTTGTGTTTTGCCAGAACGGAAAAATTGTGATATTTATGGTAGTAACTATGCAGTCCCCATTTCCAGGATAAACAGTTTCTAACTAAAGTTATTAGCTATTTAGTTTATAATCTTGTTTAAACACATAGGACCTTGGAAGAAAAAATGTCTGAGCGACATGGGTATTGTAACCCAATGCATTTCTCCTATCAAGATCACTGACCAGTACCTAACAAACGTACTTCTCAAAATAAATTCCAAGGTATCAAGCCAATGAAACCTCAAAAAATAACTCTTTTTTTGGCCATATCCTATGCCATGCGACTTTGTTATGATTTTTTCCCATCTCATTTATAGCTAGGAGGAACCAACTCATTGTTAGCAATAGAGCATTCCAATCGCATTCCACTAATTACAGATCAGCCAACCATGATACTGGGAATGGATGTTTCACATGGTTCTCCTGGTCGATCTGACGTTCCATCCGTTGCTGCAGTAATATTCTGCCTGTTCAACTTGTTATAGTATTGTGCATGTGATATGATTTACTTTATACCTAACACTTTGATGCATTTTGCTTTTCCATCACTATAAGGTGGTTGGATCACGAAGCTGGCCATTGATATCAAAATACAGAGCAGCTGTTCGAACTCAATCTGCAAAGATGGAGATGATTGAATCTTTGTTCAAGCCACTAGCAAATGGGCTGGATGATGATGGTATCATGAGGTGTATTATACAAAAGaagttttcaatttttcatcCATTTTATGTACTAGTAGTTATAAAAAATGCTGAAGCAATGACTTTGCTATTTTCTTCAGAGAATTACTTTTGGATTTCTATAAATCCAGTAATGGACGCAAACCAACTCGAATTATTGTTTTCAGGTAAGAATCCTTGTGGTGGAATTTTTATTTGCCTTTTAGTGATGCAGCACCGTGTCAGATTTGGTTAAAAAGATTAATCTCAGTGCATCTCTGCCATATTCTCTGTTTTGACCGCCAATGTATATCCACTTTCCCTCAGGATGGTGTCAGTGAGTCCCAGTTTGCTCAGGTTATAAACATCGAGCTTGATCAAATGATCAAGGTAGATTTTCTTCTCAGATTCCCAGTTAGTGCATATTGAGCTTCTGCAGTTGTCGTCGCTTTTATTTATTGTTGACATTATGGACTTTCAGTTTCAATTTGAACAGTCACATCATGTAGGGATTTTGATGGCTATAGCTGATTTTAGTTGTCTGCTTCAACATATGTGAATCGTGAAGAGAACAGAAAATCATTCTGCAGAAAACTTAGGAAAATAAAGATAAGAAGTGCTTTCCTGCAAGCAAAGAAGGGAACTACTGTACTGTTGTCCTCGACAAACTTTAGGCAGCCCAAGACACCTTAAGGAATAGTATCTAGCCAACAAACTATACTTACACCATAATTTAGCATACACATCTTTGAAGGAATACTACAAATCTATCATTTTGTCGAGTTATCTTAATTTCTATGGCATCTGAATTTCAAACCTCATGAATCATTATGTGCCTGGCATACTATTTTGGTTGCTTGCAATCCTTAACTTTTTCTACTTCAGGCATATCAGCATCTTGGCGAGTCTGATATCCCAAAATTCACTGTGATAGTGGCACAAAAGAATCATCACACCAAGCTATTCCAAGCTTCAGCTCCAGAGAATGTGCCATGTGGTCTGTTTTTTTGGTTTATGAACTCTGATTCTCGTTCATAATTGCAAATAATAGAATACACAAGCTTTCTCATTCCATCTTTCCTGCAGGTACTGTTGTGGATACTAAGATTGTTCATCCTAgaaattatgatttttacaTGTGTGCTCAGGCGGGTCTGATAGTAAGATATTACCACAcctccattttcttttcttttgtttttccttttccccTTCACTCTCTTTTGCTATTAGTTGTTTGGATGATAATTATCTTGTCCAATCCTGCCATCATTCTTAACATATGGTTATAAATGTCAGGGAACTTCTCGACCTGCCCATTATCATGTCTTGCTTGATGAGATTGGCTTCTCCCCTGATCAACTGCAGAATCTGATCCATTCACTATCATATGTGTAAGATTTCAGGCTCTTCAACGTTTTCTCCCTTAGTAAAGACGGGTTTAGTAATATACCACTAACATTTTCCCTGTTTTTTCTTCTAATACTCTCTAGTTACCAGAGAAGTACCGCTGCTATCTCCATAGGTATTCAACTCTCTTGCCATAATGTTTCATCTagcaaatttattttgaaaatgtCAATTGATCAGTGTCTGCATTTTACAGTGGCACCGGTATGTTATGCACATCTTGCAGCTCAGCAGATGGGCCAGTTCATGAAGTTTGAGGATTTGTCTGAGACATCGTCTGGACAGAATAGCGTGACAGAAACTGGAAGCATCCCCGTTCCTGAGATGCCCAGGCTCCACAAGGATGTTGCTGGATCCATGTTCTTCTGTTGATGCAATGGATTGGCCTTTTTGGTAGTGTTTATGGATGAACAACTCTGAAAACAGGTGTAAATAGCTGGTGACTTCGATGTTCGGGTAAATAGGGAGGCTAACCCTGAATTAGGTGAAGATTTTGATACAAGAAAGGCTGAATCATTGTCATTTAACTTGATTTGTGCACCTTTTGCTTCACCTCTTCATTGTTTCCAATCTGAAAAGTTATTTATTATGTTGGTTACATTTATTCATAATGTAGCACCTTCTTTTTGGGTCTTAGTATTTGGTGAATTGGTTTAACATGGTGTGTTGTTACATATATTATCCATGTTAAATTTACAATTTGtcaaaaatttgataattttactAAAAGTTAGTATGTTAACACAATCTGGTCATCGTTGTcaaaaaattgtgttaatatAACAAACATAATCTTAATGTTAATGAAATAGGGATATACTAATAAACAACAATGAATAAACTTATCTATTTCTATCttttatcataaaaatgtaACAATTTTCTGGTTATGCATCAGATAAACAATTGTGTTCAACTTAAATTCATTTGGCTCTAAAAGAACCAAGTCCAAATGATAAACATATGAAAGCTCTAATCAATTCTCTGTGAAAACATCAAAAATCATATTTAACCATTACCTATGATTTCAAGAATTTAACCATTTATAAACTAAAACTTGGAATCCTTAGTGTAGAATTATAATCCACGATTTTATATAATGATCCAAAAATGGTAGCAGTGGAAATGGGCCAAATCATAGAAAAACATGAACCCATTAATCTGCATTTTTCTTGTGCTCATTTCATGTTTCTCTTGTGTTAAAAGCAGACCTCACCACACCATACATAATGTTGGCTTACACGCATCGTCAGCCGCTGCCAAGGGCCTTTGCACTGCAGTTGTCGAGCCACAGAACTACCCTTGCCATGCGCAAaaatttttgggaagtgaattttttttttatcgatttttttaattaaaatccgatttttaataaaaaaaaattattcaaaggcaACGTTGCCCAATCGTGTGCCACCACGTCGCCTGCtcactggcacggacgtgctcttcgcagcgagcagcgccgtgccagcggcgcgagcgcagcggcggtggagcttgtccgtgccagcggcacagACGGACGGATGCCGTCCGTCCACCGCTCCGCATGCTCTTAGCCCCATAGCTTATATGGGGCAATTGCCATCTCCCCTTGCTAGAGCTGGTGCTGATATATTCTTGTGTGATGTAAgtcaaaattattataaaaaaaatgctcTCTCCATCCTTCGCAATTTAATTGATTCCTATTTTTTTGGGATATTCGAACTTAAATGAATCATTTTTCACTTTTCCTTTagataaaaaaatcaatcattataatttttattactttatCTGCCTTTTTTCTTGACTTGGTATATACTATATGTGATGAATGTATGTACCCTTTTTGTTGCAGGCGTTTTATTGGCTGGGAATCAGAAAATTCAACACACAAGAGTAGGAAATTAACGAGCAACGCTAACAATTTTAGAGGATGTttactttgagtgatatgaTTAATAGATTTAACAATATAATTGACCATATATTTTGATAAATTGATTGATTTTAAACTTGTTTGATCATCTCATCTTTTAAATATGTAGAAGTGCGAATAGATCTTTATATAGAGAGAGGTATGCTATGTTACATATTTTATGTGAGTACCATTCTATTTTAATAGATGTTGACATTAGTATTATTGTTTTATCCATTTGATTTAATTCTAATAACTTAAAAAGAATTGCTGATGTcattaattttacaaataacataaaaaatttaagttCGGTTTGTtcttttacttgtttttctgAAATTATTGATGAATGGACAATTTGAGCTTTAATTTCTATGTAACTAGTAAAATTAATGACATTAATAATGTTATAATGATACTCACAATGTATTTATCATAAATAGCACTTATTTCTCTCTATATATACATGTGTGTGTTTTTGTTAATTAGTGACACattaatttatgattttggAATATTTCTTGTGGATTTTGGGTAGGAAAGAAGGTCCTTCTTCCAAACTCGCTGCTGATATCTGCACCAAAATGAACTGTTTTAATATGCAGGATCTTATAACAGGTAAAGCAAAGTTTCATTAACCTAATGAATTAAAGATATACTACAATAATTGAATAATTTTGTCGTTACATTTAATTTAGGCCCTAATTGTTGTATGAACACTTCAAGACCAAATTTTGATACCAAACAACCAACGTCAACAAAGAACATGATTCATCTATCTCAGAGTAAGATCAAAATTAATTCTACGcctttttgtcatttttatttatttgttatttacCTCGAGTAGCAGTTGCGAGTTACTTATGACCAGAAGTTTCGCaactattttattattattattattattattattttatttacctCAAATAACAACTCGTGTTTAATTCAGTTATTAGGAAAAAGAACATAGCGATGTAGGACTATGGCATCATAGGCGGAAACCGCACGCACTATGAACAGGCGAAGCCTCCTGCATACGACATGACTAGCATCCCGAGAGATCTTCCTCTCCTCCTGAGCTACGGAGGGAAGGATCCTCTATCGGATGTGAAGGACGTGCACATGCTCATTGAGGCGTTATCGAATCATGACCGGGATAAGCTTGTGGTGCATTATGTAGAAAAGTATGCTCACACGGATTTTTTTTATGGTGTGAATGCTAAGCAAGTTGTGTACAACCCTGTGATGGAATTCTTTAAATCGAACTAGAATTTGTGTACATTGTAAGTGAATAATCGATCTAAGAAAAGaaatggaagaaaattttatcgttgtaaaatttaagttgtaatttaCGACTATGGAATTTGTGGTTGTTCGATTACATGAATAGACGCTGAAATTTATTTTGGTATGAACTATATATTCCAAAATTTGAGTTCGTAATTCTGAAATATGACGTTGTGATGATAATGACTTTTTAACTTGGTAAAGGCTTAAGCAGCTTGTTAGTTATTTGTAGGTCTACCATTGCTAATTCTTTGTGTGTTTTGCAATGCAAATATGTTTCATTTCATTATTAACTTTGTATTTAGGGTACATTTAGTTTGAAAGATTATATCTCATGATTGAATACGATTATGTTTGATTTAAGAGATTGAATTTCACAACTTAGTTTTAGATGTGGATAAttatatagtattattaatgaatCATAGCCACCTCCTTTAACTAAaaaatctcacaacttaattttaga
Proteins encoded in this window:
- the LOC121742185 gene encoding protein argonaute 16-like isoform X2, translating into MEKELPPPTIQQSLTVEMEKELPLPTIQQSLTVEMEKELPMPTVQKSSTVEMEKELPLPTIQQSLKVEGSELPKRSIMTRPGFGTSGRRVSLLANHFKVSIKNPNEIFYQYSVSISYEDNMAVDNKVIGRKVIDKLYQTYSSELAEKRFAYDGEKSMFTVGPLPQNKLEFTVILEESTAKGSGSPSNNGCSTEPSKRSKHTLQSKTFKVEISYAAKIPLKSLSLALKGAETEYVQDALRVLDIILRQQAAKRGCLLVRQSFFHDDSRMFTDVGGGVTGIRGLNSSFRPTLDGLSLNMDVSTTMILKPGPVVDFLLANQNVKDLRYIDWVKAKKMLKNMRIKAIHSNKEFKIIGLSEKPCNQQFFSLKVKNGSNTGGSDETLEITVYEYFVTHRNIEIKSSAYMPCLDVGKPKRPNYLPLELCSLVSLQRYTKALSVIQRSSLVEKSRQKPPERIQVVTDAMTKYKYDEDPLLASCGISIEKQLTRIDGRVLEAPKLKFGNNEDFLPRNGRWNFNNKKLLKAQRIQEWALVNFSGRCETSHLSRELINCGRNKGIEIERPYTIIEEDPQCRRFSPVVRVEKMFEHIMAKLPGPPEFLLCVLPERKNCDIYGPWKKKCLSDMGIVTQCISPIKITDQYLTNVLLKINSKLGGTNSLLAIEHSNRIPLITDQPTMILGMDVSHGSPGRSDVPSVAAVVGSRSWPLISKYRAAVRTQSAKMEMIESLFKPLANGLDDDGIMRELLLDFYKSSNGRKPTRIIVFRMVSVSPSLLRL
- the LOC121742185 gene encoding protein argonaute 16-like isoform X1, with amino-acid sequence MEKELPPPTIQQSLTVEMEKELPLPTIQQSLTVEMEKELPMPTVQKSSTVEMEKELPLPTIQQSLKVEGSELPKRSIMTRPGFGTSGRRVSLLANHFKVSIKNPNEIFYQYSVSISYEDNMAVDNKVIGRKVIDKLYQTYSSELAEKRFAYDGEKSMFTVGPLPQNKLEFTVILEESTAKGSGSPSNNGCSTEPSKRSKHTLQSKTFKVEISYAAKIPLKSLSLALKGAETEYVQDALRVLDIILRQQAAKRGCLLVRQSFFHDDSRMFTDVGGGVTGIRGLNSSFRPTLDGLSLNMDVSTTMILKPGPVVDFLLANQNVKDLRYIDWVKAKKMLKNMRIKAIHSNKEFKIIGLSEKPCNQQFFSLKVKNGSNTGGSDETLEITVYEYFVTHRNIEIKSSAYMPCLDVGKPKRPNYLPLELCSLVSLQRYTKALSVIQRSSLVEKSRQKPPERIQVVTDAMTKYKYDEDPLLASCGISIEKQLTRIDGRVLEAPKLKFGNNEDFLPRNGRWNFNNKKLLKAQRIQEWALVNFSGRCETSHLSRELINCGRNKGIEIERPYTIIEEDPQCRRFSPVVRVEKMFEHIMAKLPGPPEFLLCVLPERKNCDIYGPWKKKCLSDMGIVTQCISPIKITDQYLTNVLLKINSKLGGTNSLLAIEHSNRIPLITDQPTMILGMDVSHGSPGRSDVPSVAAVVGSRSWPLISKYRAAVRTQSAKMEMIESLFKPLANGLDDDGIMRELLLDFYKSSNGRKPTRIIVFRDGVSESQFAQVINIELDQMIKAYQHLGESDIPKFTVIVAQKNHHTKLFQASAPENVPCGTVVDTKIVHPRNYDFYMCAQAGLIGTSRPAHYHVLLDEIGFSPDQLQNLIHSLSYVYQRSTAAISIVAPVCYAHLAAQQMGQFMKFEDLSETSSGQNSVTETGSIPVPEMPRLHKDVAGSMFFC